AGGCCGTCCAACTGACGGCCTCCACCATGTCGGACGGCCTCGCCGCAGTCCCGCCCACACAACACCTGCCCGCTCTCCATTCAGGATCCTGGATCAATCAGGATTACAAAATCTGGATCGGGCATCAGGAAGACAACCGCGGCTGGGACCTCCTCGGCCATACTCGCACCCGTCTCATGGAGGTCGCCCCAACCCTGCCTGCAGACCGTGCGGAGGCGGCCTGGCAGGAACTCTATGCCGCCGAAGGCAGCGACTGGTTCTGGTGGTACGGCGACGATTTCGACACCGACTACAAGCAGGAATTCGATCGACTCTTCCGCACCCACTTGCGCAACGTCTGGCTCTTTATGGGGCTCACGCCCCCCGATCGATTGAACCAGCCGATCTGTGCGATGACCCAGCAAGCCGCAGCCGATCGCATTACCCAGCCGGTCACCATCCTCACCCCCACCATCGACGGCCTGGTGACAGACTTTTTCGAATGGCGCGGAGCCGGGACCATTACGACGCAACCGCCGCTGGGAGCTATGTGGAAGGCCGAAGGGTTGTTCACCGCGATCTACTTTGGCTGGAGCCACGACCATCTGCTCTTGCGGCTCGACCCGGATAGCGCTGCGCAGCCACGGCTCAATGGATTGGGGATGGAGATCACACTCCATGGGCCGCAGCACAGCTTCCGCCTCTCCTGCTCGCTGGCTCCGTCCGGACCGGAGTCCTTCACCCTCTTCCAGCAGAGCGAGTCGGACAGCTGGCGGGAGATCGGTCCCTATCGTTCGATTTGCCGGCGCACCATTTTAGAACTGGCGATCCCGATGAAGGACCTCCACCTTGAAGCGGAACAAGAGGTGCGCCTGAGTCTCGTGATTCTCGAACATGGCTTGGAAGTGGCCCGTTACCCGCATCATGCACCGGCCGTCCTGACGGTACCGGGGCCGGAGTTTGAAGCGGGACTGTGGAGAGTGTGAGTGGAATAGTCCCTGCGCGTTGGGCGAGGTGTTGATCGTTGTGAAATTTGGCGCTGCCTAAGACCCTCGGGATTCAGCGCTCAGTGCGGTTCAGATACTACGGAGTAATGCTATGCCTGACTTAAGACGTGATCCTATTGTCGGTCGCTGGGTGATCATTTCGACCGAGCGAAACGGCCGGCCGCATGATTTTGCCCAGATGCAACCAGCGAAACCCATCGCCACCGCGATCTGTCCATTTTGCCCCGGACAGGAACGGCTCACCCCGAAAGAAATTATGGCCTATCGGCCGCAACCCGGCGAAGCGAACTCACCGAACTGGACCGTCCGCGTCATCCCGAACAAGTTTCCCGCCTTGCAGGTGGAGGGCGACATGGGCCGGGAAGGCATCGGGTTGTATGACCGGATGAACGGCGTGGGCGCGCATGAAGTCATCATCGAATCGCCCGGCCATAAGGAAGGCCTCGCCGATCTGCCTACGAAAAAAATCGAGGATGTCCTCTGGGCCTATCGCGATCGTATGATCGATCTCCGAAAAGATCTGCGCTTCCGGTACATCCTGATCTTCAAAAACCACGGCGCCGCGGCCGGCGCCACGTTGGAACATAGCCACTCACAACTTATCGCCCTGCCCATCGTCCCGACCAGCGTGGCGGATGAACTCGACGGCTGCCGGGCCCATTACGAACAAAAAGAACGCTGCATCTATTGCGACATCCTCCGGCAGGACCTCTCCGACGGTAACCGAATCGTGGCGGAGAATCCTGAATTCCTCTGCGTCACGCCCTATGCGCCGCGCTTCCCGTTTGAAATGTGGATCCTTCCGAAGCGCCATGCCGCATACTTTGAAGAGAGCCAGAAATCGCAATTCGAATTTCTGGCTCCGATTCTTTCCGAGTCCCTGCGTCGCATGGACAAAGCCCTCGGCCGCCCTTCCTACAATTTCATCCTTCACAGCTCCCCGTTGCACGAAAAGACCGGCGACTACTACCATTGGCACCTGGAAATTATTCCCAAACTTACCCAGGTGGCCGGCTTCGAATGGGGCACTGGTTTCTACATCAATCCCGTCGCGCCCGAAGAGTCCGCCAAGTTCCTGAGGGAAGCGGAGCTCTAGGTGCCCGTTCGTTTCCGCATTGAAGATCCCACGCTCGCCGCGCCTCTCCGCCAGATCGAACACCTGATTCGCCGGGCTGGCGGTAGGCTCTGGCTGGTGGGCGGGTGTGTGCGAGATCTGATGCTTGAACGGCAGCCGCGCGATCTGGATCTTGAAGTATCCGGCATTCCTCCCGGCCAGTTGCACGCCATGCTCACGGAGCACTTCTCCGTCCAGTTCGTCGGTCGGGCCTTCGGCGTATTCAAGCTCAACGGCCTGCCGATTGATGTCTCGCTCCCCATGCGCCGTCCTTTGAATGACGCCACGATCCCCGGCCTGCTCCACCTGGCCGATCCGGAGATGGAGATCGACGAAGCCCTCTCACGCCGCGACTTCACGATCAACGCGATGGCCTGGGATCCCGACACGCTGGATTTTCACGATCCCTTCCACGGCCGCGACGATCTCAAGACCGGCACCTTACGGCATGTCTCCGAACGATTTTCAGAAGACCCGCTGCGGGTGCTGCGCGGGATGCAACTCGCCGCGCGCTACAACCTGACGGGGGCGCCGGAGACCGTGGCGCTCTGCCGTTCCCTCACACAGGACCGTCTCCCGAGCGAACGGATCTGGGAGGAATGGAAAAAGTTTCTACTCCGAGGCGTCATACTCTCGAAAGGGCTGCAGTGGCTCAACGATTGCGACTGGCTCCGGCTCTACCCGGAACTCGCAGCGCTGCGCGGGTGCCCGCAAGACCCGGTATGGCATCCGGAAGGGGATGTCTGGATTCACACGCTCCATTGCCTGGATTGGTTCGCCGGCGAACGCACCGGGCAGGCGGAGGATGATCTGACGGTCGGGCTTGGCATCCTCTGTCATGACTTCGGCAAACCCGCCACGACAAAGGAAGAGTTCGGGCACATCACCTCGCGCGGCCACGAAGCTGGGGGGGAAGCCCCGACCAGAGCATTCCTTGCCCGAC
Above is a window of Nitrospira lenta DNA encoding:
- the galT gene encoding galactose-1-phosphate uridylyltransferase, translating into MPDLRRDPIVGRWVIISTERNGRPHDFAQMQPAKPIATAICPFCPGQERLTPKEIMAYRPQPGEANSPNWTVRVIPNKFPALQVEGDMGREGIGLYDRMNGVGAHEVIIESPGHKEGLADLPTKKIEDVLWAYRDRMIDLRKDLRFRYILIFKNHGAAAGATLEHSHSQLIALPIVPTSVADELDGCRAHYEQKERCIYCDILRQDLSDGNRIVAENPEFLCVTPYAPRFPFEMWILPKRHAAYFEESQKSQFEFLAPILSESLRRMDKALGRPSYNFILHSSPLHEKTGDYYHWHLEIIPKLTQVAGFEWGTGFYINPVAPEESAKFLREAEL
- a CDS encoding CCA tRNA nucleotidyltransferase → MPVRFRIEDPTLAAPLRQIEHLIRRAGGRLWLVGGCVRDLMLERQPRDLDLEVSGIPPGQLHAMLTEHFSVQFVGRAFGVFKLNGLPIDVSLPMRRPLNDATIPGLLHLADPEMEIDEALSRRDFTINAMAWDPDTLDFHDPFHGRDDLKTGTLRHVSERFSEDPLRVLRGMQLAARYNLTGAPETVALCRSLTQDRLPSERIWEEWKKFLLRGVILSKGLQWLNDCDWLRLYPELAALRGCPQDPVWHPEGDVWIHTLHCLDWFAGERTGQAEDDLTVGLGILCHDFGKPATTKEEFGHITSRGHEAGGEAPTRAFLARLTNQTGLADEVVALVLCHLRPYALYDGQASDSAVRRLARHVGRIDRLVRVARADHAGRPPKPFDGFPAGEWLLEKARGLDVEAQAPAPIVMGRHLLTMGISPGPEMGTYLEDCYEAQLDGLFTTLDGGLAYIRQQLPLSS